One Nycticebus coucang isolate mNycCou1 chromosome 7, mNycCou1.pri, whole genome shotgun sequence genomic window, GCCGCCGCGCCCGGAGCTCCGGCGCAGGATCGGAAGTGACGCAGGAGCAAGTGGCGGGTCTGGTGAGTAGTGGGCGATTTAAACAGTCGCGTGGATAGTTGTGACGCTCGTGATAGGTGCTGATTAGGGCAATTTCTGACTGTTATGGTGGTGCTGCAGAGGACAAGGACAGATGAGATTGGGGCAGGAAACTGTCCTGCCTCACGAGAACCTAGGGCGCTTTGGGGGCGGGGGTCCTGCTGACTCAAGGACTTACTGTGTCACCTTCCTCTTCACTGTCATGGAAAAGGCCTGAAGTGGCTCTGAAATGAGGAATAGATAAAGTAACTTGGAGGGAGCACTTTGCAAATTGTAAATGTTACTGAACAATAGCAAACACGGGGGTTACTCTACCATAGTCATTTCCAGCTTTACAAATGTGTAAATCTCGCGACAGCGTGAACTGGGTACCATTTCCTTTCCTCAGAGGAAGAAACTGCAGAGTTTAAGTAGCTCACTGTTACAATCGCTACTGTGCCTCTGAGAGTCATTGTATCTTCAGCATTAGTGCTCTTACCCACAATGCTATGCACCTTTCGATTGTCTTTATTAACTTGGGAGCTGGCTAAATTTAGAAGAGTCTGGAGAGTGGAGTAGTATCAAGACCACTAGATAAGGGGTCCTCAAaatgcggcccgcgggccacatgaggcggcgtgattgcatttgttctcgttttgttttttttacttcaaaataagatatgtgcagtgtgcataggaatttgttcatagttttttcttttaaactgtagtccggccctccagcggtctgagggacagtgaattggccccctgtttaaaaagtttgaggacgtatGCACTAGATAGTTGAAGACCTCAAGTGGCTTTTGGAGGTCGCAcatctcattaaatatttttgcggtagaaatgttgaaaataatttgcttttgaaATAAGTGGGTTATggatatttcattaaatttacaaTTGGTTAAGCTGGCTGTTAATTATGATACATAACCATGCATGAAATGTCTTTCTTCAAAAACCAAAATGTGGGTGTGAAGTTTAAGAATGAAGTTGACAATGTTATCCTTTGTAGATATTTGATTGAGCATTTACtaattttatggttttcatattttacagtcaactattcatttatttatttatttatgacagtctttctctgttgcccagggctgtgccgtggcctcagctcagctcacagcaacctcaaaattctgggttgaatcgatccttctgcctcagcctcccaactagctgggactacaggctctgacCCCAAtgtccaattaattttttttattttttgagacagagcctcaagctgtcgccctgggtagagtgctgtagcatcacagctcacagcaacctccaactcctgggctcaagcaattctcctgcctccgcctcccaagtacctgggactacaggtgcccagcacaacgcctggctattttttggttgtagttgtcattgttacttgtcaggcccaggctggagtcaaaccctccagctcaggtgtatgtggctggcgccttcgctgcttgagccacaggcgctgagcctaatttttttatttgtagtagagacaggtcttgctcttgctcaggctcatcatGAATttcagagctcaagggatcctcccacctcagcctccagagtgctaggattagaggcatgagctaccatacccaACCAGAGCCAACAATATTTTTCCAGCTCATCCACCTTCCCTATATTACCAAGCTTTCCAGTCTTGTGTTGGATGTAGAGACGTTTAGAAGGCTTATAGGCTGTGTGGGCTAAATGCTTGGCCTTTTGAAGATGTTGGTTGGTTCAGGAGCAGCAGCTTCTGCCTTGACCCTGCCCATTTGTAAAGTGACTTACCTATGTTTCCCTTAATTCTTGTTGTTGATAAAGcacttgaaattttaaatttttcgaTAAAGCATTTTTTAGTCCCATTATACGTCATGCCAACTCAATATTGTTGCAGTCACGAGAGGGAGACTGTCAGTCTCTGCAGCAAGCATTCAGTGCTGGCTTATGCTGGTGATACTGAGATTTATTAAAGGTAGTTCCTATCCTCCAGTAGCTTTACCATACTAAGGGAGACAGACCAACAGAACTATGTAACATGAGAATaatagggggaggggagggctagagaaaaacatcaaaaaggACGATTTGTCAAGAAAAGCTTTATTTAGGAAGTCAAAGTGGGGTCTTGGGAAAAGGAATGGTAATATTATAGGGAGGATGGTGGTTGAAGCAAGCGTGGGGAGAATAAGAACAAAACTGTGGTGGTTATGTGGAGGAGATAAACATTTGTGTACTATGTACCAGGCTGTGCTAGGTGACATTAATTCATTTGCCCCCCTGGGTCACCTGTGAGGTAGGTTTTAGTGTCTCCAATCTGTAGGTGAGAAAACAGGCTCCAAGAGGGTAAATGACTTACTTAAGCTACAATGTGCTTGCAAGTGTCAGAGCCACTGTTTGAACCCAGATCTCTAATGGCAGCTCCTTTGCCCATATTCTTTGATGCCTCAAAGATCTGAGCATAAAGCGTCTGTGTGTACCATTTTCTGTGTTTTGACTTCAGACACCCAGGTTTACCTGATTTCTGAATGTTATCATCTTGTGTACGCCTGGGCCTGACGACAATCCGACTTGCAGATTCCTCTATCTGTACTTTTTCCCGTTCCTTCATGGACTTGAAggctctcctttcctccttgaaTGACTTTGCATCCCTCTCATTTGCTGAGAGTTGGGACAATGTTGGATTACTGGTGGAACCAAGCCCACCACATACTGTAAAAACACTCTTCCTAACGAATGACTTGACTGAAGAAGTGATGAATGAGGCACTGCAAAAGAAGGCGGACCTCATTCTCTCCTACCATCCACCTATTTTCCGACCCATGAAGCGCATAACCTGGAAAACCTGGAAGGAGCGCCTTGTGATCCAAGCTCTAGAGAACAGAGTTGGTATCTACTCTCCTCACACAGCCTATGATGCCGCACCCCAAGGAGTCAACAACTGGTTGGCTAAAGGGCTTGGTGAGAAGCCTCTTTGTTCATAATCAACATTTTCCTATAAATCTGCAACTTTACAAGAATGGTTTTCTTGTAAAGTTTTAACTGCTTTAGGAGTGGGGAGgggattgtattttttttgtgtgtgtgtgtgtgtgttttgttttttctttggctggggctgggtttgaacccaccacctccggcatatgggaccagtgccctactccttgagccacaggcgctgccctgtatttttatttatttatttatttttgccagttgagtgctatggcatcatagctcacagcaacctcaaacttttgggctcaagtgatcttcttgcctcagcctcctaagtagctgggactacaggccctctccacaatgtttggctattttttagagatggggtctcactcttgctcatgctggtctcaaacctgtgaggtcaggcattccacttgcctcagcctcccagagtgctgggattacaggagtgagcaatGACACCCAGccttattattatatatttaaaaataatgttgctaggttgggtgcggtggcttgcagcaacctcaaacccttgggctcaagtaaccttctgtctcaaaaaaaaaaaaaagaaagaaaagaaaagagagagagagaagaaaggaaagaaaaaaagaaagaagggagggagggaggaaaaagactgggtggtggctcacgcctgtaatcccagcactctgggaggccaaggcaggtggattcctgagctcatgagttcgagagcacccaagagcaagacccttgtctctaaagaatagctgggcattgtgataggcacctgtagtcccagctacttgggaggctgaggcaagagaatcacttaagcccaagagttggaggttgctgtgagctgtgatcccacagcactctacccaggacgacacagtgagactgtctcaataaaaaaagaagaagaaagaaaaatgaagcatttttaatccctttttttgtttttgtttttgtttgttttttgtctcacTTTATAAAGTGActgtgtctcactttatcgccctcagtaaagtgccatggcatcacagagctcacagcaacctccaactcctggacttaggcgattctcttgtctcgcctcctgagtagccaggactacagatgcccaccacaatgcccggctattttttgttgcagtttggccagggctgggttcgaacccgctaccctcggcatatggggctggcgccctacccactgagccacaggcacctcccttttgttgttttttgagacagagtctcattcttatcatcctgggtagagtgccatagtgtcacagcttacaacctcaaactcttgggctggatcaatcttttgtctcagcctcctaagtagctgggtctacaggcatgcactgccatgcctggctggtttttctcttttagtagagacagggtctcactcttattcagactggtcttgaacccttgaactcaagcaatctacctgccttggcctcccacagcactaggagtacagaggtgagccactctgcccagccaTTTTTATCCTAGATCAATAAAGAGAGCATGagaagttgtttctttttttttatttgttgttgttgttgttgttgttattgagacagagtcactttgttgcccttggtagagtgccatggggggtcacagcaacctcaaactcttgggcttaagtgattcttttccttcagcctcccaagtagctgggactacaggtacccaccacaacacccggctattattttttgtgtttgtttttagcaattctgggctgggttcaaacccaccagccctgaggcatgtggctggtgccctacccactgtgctacaggcactgcccacatgaGAAGTCTTTGTTGCTACATTGAGCTTTGTGATTTCTCACTGTGTAGCACAGTACCTAGCATCAGGCCCTCAAAAAATGCTCGTTGAATTGAAAGCTCAGGCCTTTACAGAAAACACTTGATATGTTGATTAAACAGACATCTGGGTTCTATTGAATGCCTATTTATACCCAGCACAATAAGGGAATTcagcatatttattttaataaatctttgTAATTTATTCACTTTGGGCTGAAGCTTTTATGAAAATATGATCTGGATTAATGTGCTCAGATTATGAGCATTTGCCACCTGAATCATGGTTTACATGGGTAGATTTACCAAGCAGTAAACAATTCTAGGTATTATATAAAAATCCATGAGTcatgcggcgcctgtggctcagtcggtaaggcgccggccccatataccaagggtggccccatataccgagggtgacgggttcaaacccagtcccggccaaactgcaaccaaaaaatagctgggcattgtggcgggtgcctgtagtcccagctactcgggaggctgaggcaagagaatcgcttaagcctaggagttggaggttgctgtgagctgtgtgaggccatggcactctacaggagggccataaagtgagactctgtctctacaaaaaaaaaaaaaaaaaatcatgagtcaGTCTTCAAgtttttctgaaatttaaaaatcttctggAAAATAGTTCTCTAAATTGTATGTTCGTGCCAAAGGCCTACATTATGGGGACTGTGTATCTAAggggaatatgtgtgtgtgtgtgtgcacgcacactaTATAAGCATAGGGAATGgatcttttaaaaagtcatttcttgACTCAGCACtcgtagttcagtgagtagagtgccagccacatacaccaaaggtggccggtttgagcccggcccaggcctgctaaacaacaatgacaactgccaccaaaaaaaaaaaaatggccaggcattgtgggggtgcctttggtcccagctacttggattggaggctgaagcaagagaatcgcttgagcccaagagttggaggttgctgtgagctgtaacgtcagGGTACTctactctgctgagggcaacatagtgagactctgtctcaaaaaaaaaaaaaaagtaatttcttacAAATTTTGTCTATCATAGCTTatctttttaatcttaaaaaataaaccacagaAACTCCCATTTCCCCACAATTGTTTCTTTAGGTGCTTGTACCTCCAGGCCCATACAGCCTTCCAAAGCACCCAACTACCCTACAGAGGGAACCCACCGAGTAGAATTCAATGTTAACCATACCCAAGACCTGGACAAAGTCATATCTGCAATGAAAGGAATCATAGATGTTTCTATCACTTCTTTTTCTGCTaggtacaatttatttttctttttttgtgtgtgtatttatgtgtaaGCATCTTCCTTAAGAAAGTCTGTAACCCTGATATTCAGGTTTGAAAGAAATCATTTTCCCTAAGGTTGGTTTATAAAGCAGCATACTACTCATTGGCATGGGGATTGTAGAATTAGAGAACTATGGCTTCTTTTccaaacaatgaaaattatagaTAACACTGAATATTTTCTACATGGGAGAGACTATGCATTTTATATGCAACATTTATAATTCTCCTGGTAATGTTGAAAGGTAGTTGTTTTTACTTCAGAGGATAAAGATAACCCTAGTGATGTAGAAATAACATAAGGTGTATCTTACCCTCATTGATTCCTAGCAAATCACTGAGTCCTAGGCCCTTTAGAGGAAGAATATGTTTAAGTGCCTCTTAAGAGGTCAATCATTGGATAATTTAGGGCAGAGATAGGAGATTTTCTCTTAGGCTTATTTATCTTAATGTCTGTGGGAACATCAAGGACAAGTTGTAGAAAGCTGagacttaacaatttttttttttgcagttttttggccggggctgggtttgaacccgccacctccagtgtatggggccggtaccctactcctctgagccacaggcaccgcccttaacaattgtttaaataaaaaacacagataaatgtaatgcctttattaaaattaaaacctatGTTGGCTAATACCAAAAAGTGATCTCTTcaatgagtgattttttttccccatatataaaactaaaatttatttatttattttttttgtgtgtgttttttttttttttggcgggggggagctgggtttgaacccaccacctccggcatatgggaccggcgccctactccttgagccacaggtgctgccctaaaatttattttaatattattggtAATATCTCAAATATTTACCATCATAGATGATTTAGATATGTCCTTTCTTTagaaatctttaaaatgaatCACATAATCTCAATGAGTGAGTTTTAAGTATAGATTGCTTATAGTAAAATCATTGCTGGCTAGGGCCatagctcaaacctgtaatcccagcactttaggaggctgaggcaggagaatcgcttgaggctaggagtttgagactagcctgggcaacactgtgacaccttgtctctacaaaatatttttagtggCACATGCCGTAGTACTGtggcaaaataaatttttttaaagccaaatacagggtaattttaaaatattatttttgtttttatttatttatttattgttttgttttatattatttttttttgagacagagtcatactatgtttccctgggcagagtgccgtggttgcttgagcaacctcaaactcttgggctcaagcaattctcttgcctcagccttccaagtagctgggactacaggtgcctcccccaacgcccggctatttttatattttttatttatttatttattttgtgagacagagtctcaatttgttgcccttggtagaatgctgtggcgtcacacagctcacagcaacctccaactcctgggcttaggcgattctcttgcctcagcctcccaagtagctgggattacaggtgccgccacaatgctcggctatttttttgttgcagttgtcattgttgtttagctggctcggaccaagttcaaacccaccagcctcagtgtatgtgggcagcaccctacccactgagctatgggtgctaccCTTAAAATATTACTGAATGAACAGAAGAATCTCCTGGCAGGTTGTCAAGCAAACCCCATTATAATTACAAAGATCTAGGATGAAGCCAACGATCTGCATCTTTAGTATATACCACATTAACAATGAGGCAGGAGGTTCTTGAATCACCCTCTGAGAAGCAATGCcttgccaggggtcctcaaactttttaaacggggccagttcactgtccctcagaccgttggagggccagactatagtttaaaaaataaattgtgaacaaattcctatgcacactgcacataatcacaccaccgcatgtggcccgcaggccatagtttgaggacccctgctagagcctccaaaaagatgGGCATCAagaaagttttttatttatggccgagagtggtggctcacaacagtaatcccagcacttgggaggctgaggcagtggattgccttgagctcacgagttcgaggccagcctgagcaagagcgagacccccacccccgcccccggTCTCAAAAAcatctgggcatcatggcaggcgcctgtagtcccagatacctgggaggctgaggtaagagaatcgcttgtgcccagaatttgaggtttctgtgagctatgatgccagggcattctaccaagacaACAaattgagattgtctcaaaaaatttgtttttgttttttgagacagagttttacttttcgccctcagtggagtgctctggctcgcagcaacctcaaactcttgggtttaagcaattctcttgcctcagcctcccaattagctgggactacaggcatcctccacaactcccagctatttttagagatggggtgcgGGGGGgcctcactcttggtcaggctggtctcaaacttgtgagctgaggcaatccactgcctcagcctcccaaatgctgggattacaggtatgagccacccgaCCTGGCCTTAAAGGACTCTTAAAGATAACCTGGAAGCATCTGTAGAActttaagaaggaaaaacaatgtCTGGACCTCTGTCTAATGGTAAAACCCAGACATTATCTCTAACACAAAAAAACTGGAACCAAACTGAAAAGCACATCAGTAGGAAGAGGAGTGCTATAGAACATGAGTAATAAGAAACACTACGCTGTAACTAAGAAGGAGATTGTAGGcttgctcctgtggctcagtggctagggcgccaaccacatactcTGGAagctgccaggttcgaacctagcctgggcctgccaaacaacaatgacacctataaccaaaagatagctgggcattgtggctggtgcctttagtcccagctactcggaagctgaggcaagagaatcgcttaagcctgagagtttgagtgccacagcactaccaaaggtgacatagtgagactctgtctcaaaaaaaaaaaaaaaaaaatatatatatatatatatatatatacacaaagatCTCTAAGACCTCCTATTATGttaaaaaaaggcaaagacatatcattaagaaaaaagtgtaaaacaaaactatatattTCTTCATGACCCTGTACATGTTTGGAAAGATACCAACATctctggataatttttattttaattccctCAACTATTTCAGGACATTTGcaatggtgtttttttttgtttgtttgtttgtttgtttgtttttttgtagagacagagtctcactctactgcccttggtagagtgctgtggcgtcacacggctcacagcaacctccagctcttgggcttacgtgattctctggcctcagcctcccaagcagctgggactacaggcgcccaccacaacgccaggctatttttgttgcagtttggcggggctgggtttgaacccaccaccctcggtatatggggccggcaccctactcagccacaggcgccaccctgcaatggtgttttttttttaagacagggtcttgttctgttatccaggctgaagtgcatcatagctcattgcagcctcaaactttggggctgaagcctcccaggtagctaagactacaggcatgcaccactgccCAGCACAGCCAATTGCTGATGCACAATTGAGATTAAGAACAGTTCTAGAATAATGGTTTCCAGGTGAGGTCCCTGGGCTAGCAACGTTGGCATCAGCTGAAacttgttaggtaaattctcagaCCTTCACCTAGACCAGAAGCTTGAGGGTGGAGCCAGCATTGTTTCAGTAAATCCCCCAGGTGATTCGGATGCATGCCACAGTTTAAGAAACACTTCTAGAAAATGGATTGGTTTGGGATTAAATGGGTTCTGTTGGTTAAATCCTTAGTTCCATGTTAATCTAATCTCTCATCATACAGCAGGTTTGTAAactggaagtttttaaaaatacattttgtttatatttatccTAAACTAATGAGTGATCTCTAGGATTGATGATGAAGAACAAACACGGATCAGTGTGAATTGTACTCAGAAGGCTTTGATGCAGTTGGTGGATTTTCTCTCCCAGAACCAACAGCTTTATCAGAAGACTGAAATTCTGTCACTAGAGAaggtaattaaaatgttttagcaTTTGATTTTGTATGGCTGTGCATTTCCTCACagcattattgatttttaattttcttaattttttatttttttggccagggccgggtttgaacccaccaccccagtatatggggctggcgccctagtccttgagccacgggcaccgcccctcACAGTGTTATTGAAGTGTAACTGGTACACCAAGAATCACACATGTTTAGTGCATACAATTTGAGTTtcatttctctgcattttttttttttttttgtagagacagagtctcactgtaccgccctctgtagagtgctgtggcatcacacggctcacagcaacctctactcttgggcttacgcatttctctgcatttttcttcAGCAAATTcgtttataaattgtttttttgctttgttttgttttttttgagacacagtctcactctgttgccctgggtagagtgctgtgatgtcatagctcacagtaacgtcaaactcctgggtttaagtggtccccttgcttcagccttctgagtaactgggactacaggcgcccggcacaactcccagctgtttttagaaatgggatctcatctggctcaggctggttttgaactcctgagctcaagcagtccttttgtcttggcctcccagagtgataggattacaggtgccctgtTCCTTACTAATTGTTAGATCAACAGGCCATTTAACTATTACCTAAGAAGTATAAAGTGGCagtgagaacttaattgtcatgcaAATGAGCCGATTCAGACAGGCTGACAAAAAACTTAGGAACTGAGGGCCAGTATGCCTTGCCTTTATTCAGCTTGTGGGCGGGAGATGAAGCATGGGAAGTCTATCCAGGCAGAAGGTCCTGTACACTTACACATCCAGGGgaacaacagtgacaaagtgGCAAGCAGCAGTTGCATAATCATGACATTACAAATGTGCCCAGTTATGGCTAAGAAAACCATAGCAACTTGCAGCAGAACCGTGGACGAGAAAGATCAAACAACTTCTTCTTGCCCCACGTTAATATTCCCT contains:
- the NIF3L1 gene encoding NIF3-like protein 1 isoform X2, which translates into the protein MLSSCVRLGLTTIRLADSSICTFSRSFMDLKALLSSLNDFASLSFAESWDNVGLLVEPSPPHTVKTLFLTNDLTEEVMNEALQKKADLILSYHPPIFRPMKRITWKTWKERLVIQALENRVGIYSPHTAYDAAPQGVNNWLAKGLVISRIDDEEQTRISVNCTQKALMQLVDFLSQNQQLYQKTEILSLEKPLLLRTGMGRLCTLDESVSLATLIERIKSHLKLSHVRLALGVGKTLESQVKVVALCAGSGSSVLQGVEADLYLTGEMSHHDILDAASRGINVILCEHSNTERGFLSDLRDMLGAHLENKINIILSETDRDPLRVV
- the NIF3L1 gene encoding NIF3-like protein 1 isoform X1, with translation MLSSCVRLGLTTIRLADSSICTFSRSFMDLKALLSSLNDFASLSFAESWDNVGLLVEPSPPHTVKTLFLTNDLTEEVMNEALQKKADLILSYHPPIFRPMKRITWKTWKERLVIQALENRVGIYSPHTAYDAAPQGVNNWLAKGLGACTSRPIQPSKAPNYPTEGTHRVEFNVNHTQDLDKVISAMKGIIDVSITSFSARIDDEEQTRISVNCTQKALMQLVDFLSQNQQLYQKTEILSLEKPLLLRTGMGRLCTLDESVSLATLIERIKSHLKLSHVRLALGVGKTLESQVKVVALCAGSGSSVLQGVEADLYLTGEMSHHDILDAASRGINVILCEHSNTERGFLSDLRDMLGAHLENKINIILSETDRDPLRVV